The following coding sequences are from one Terriglobales bacterium window:
- a CDS encoding amidohydrolase family protein translates to MNTPHGFLTVMLLTCAVSAQTPDPGILAEALRIKAIDNHSHPPKLVAPGEKDDDFDALPCDPISQMDPPFQTRPENPQILQAWKTLWAYPHNDLDPEHIKAVVTAKQRIKQQQGDNYANWVLDQLGIQTQFANRVAMGRGLQAPRFRWVPFDDPLLFPGKGLAPSSPDREYFYRRERQLLKRYIDELGVSALPSSLQEYKAHVVTPELERQKKAGAVAIKLEAAYLRSLDFGPPISQITDADAIYRAAVSGGVPSDHEYLRLQNYLLRYMAAEAGRLGMAVHFHTGGGCGSYFDLPGSNPTLLSSLIDDPNLRKTTFVLVHGGAQTFSKEVSYLLSKPNVYADLSEQTWLLSPRALSVVVRDWLEWYPDKVLYGTDLAPGPPELDWEEVGWVENQTARQALAIALTGMMNDGEITRQQASKILHLVLHDTTAKLYGLE, encoded by the coding sequence ATGAATACACCACATGGATTCCTCACCGTCATGTTGCTCACTTGTGCCGTCTCAGCTCAAACCCCGGACCCAGGAATTCTCGCGGAGGCCCTGCGCATTAAGGCCATCGACAATCACTCGCACCCGCCGAAGCTTGTCGCGCCGGGAGAGAAGGACGATGATTTCGACGCGCTGCCGTGCGATCCGATCAGCCAGATGGATCCGCCATTCCAGACTCGTCCGGAGAATCCACAAATTCTCCAAGCATGGAAGACGCTTTGGGCATATCCGCATAACGACCTCGATCCAGAGCACATAAAGGCTGTAGTTACGGCGAAGCAGAGGATCAAGCAACAGCAGGGAGACAACTATGCAAACTGGGTTCTGGATCAACTCGGCATCCAAACGCAGTTTGCCAATCGAGTTGCGATGGGCCGCGGGCTGCAGGCTCCGCGATTCCGGTGGGTACCGTTTGATGATCCACTACTGTTTCCCGGCAAGGGTTTGGCGCCTTCTTCTCCGGATCGCGAGTACTTCTATCGCCGTGAGCGTCAGTTGCTGAAGCGTTACATCGACGAGTTGGGTGTCAGCGCACTCCCATCGAGTCTCCAAGAGTACAAGGCTCATGTGGTCACTCCCGAGTTGGAACGGCAAAAAAAGGCCGGAGCTGTTGCGATCAAGTTGGAAGCTGCGTATCTGCGGTCGCTCGACTTTGGTCCTCCAATCAGTCAGATTACCGATGCTGATGCAATTTATCGTGCGGCGGTCTCAGGTGGAGTTCCTTCGGACCATGAATACTTGCGACTGCAGAATTACCTGCTGCGATATATGGCGGCCGAAGCTGGCCGTCTCGGTATGGCCGTGCACTTTCATACTGGCGGCGGGTGCGGAAGTTATTTCGACCTGCCGGGCTCGAATCCCACTCTTCTGAGTTCGTTGATCGACGATCCAAATCTTCGCAAGACGACGTTTGTTCTCGTGCATGGCGGAGCACAGACCTTTAGCAAGGAAGTTTCCTATCTGCTGAGCAAGCCGAACGTGTATGCCGATCTGTCGGAACAGACCTGGCTGCTTTCACCGCGCGCGCTCAGCGTCGTTGTGCGCGATTGGCTCGAATGGTATCCCGACAAGGTTCTGTACGGTACGGACCTTGCTCCCGGTCCTCCGGAGCTCGACTGGGAAGAAGTCGGATGGGTAGAGAACCAGACGGCAAGGCAGGCGCTTGCGATCGCCCTCACCGGAATGATGAACGATGGGGAGATCACACGTCAGCAGGCATCAAAAATCTTGCATCTGGTTTTGCACGATACCACTGCGAAGCTGTACGGATTGGAATAG
- a CDS encoding amino acid permease produces the protein MSTSQAPLPVSSIGNETGLRGQLTAGQMAMLAVGGSIGTGLLLGSGAAINIAGPAVVLSYVIGAAIAFTVTMALGEMASAHPAAGSFGVYAELYLNDWAGFVARYGYWFAVVIAVGGELVAAATYMRVWFPNTAPVVWIVVFAALLLVINLRPVKDYGTFEYWFAMVKVITIAAFILIGAALLLSKRAPAQYNVSGGFFPHGASSPLLAASFALFSFLGIEFVAIASGEAKSPASVARATRIMFALLALLYIGATAVLVGVMPWTQAGVVQSPFVTVFQIAGIPAASLLMNVVVLTAALSGANANIFAAGRMLFSLARSGYAPAALGRLTGGGSPHVALSLSAIGILVAILTQTYAPEGAYLYIIGASLFGGMLAWWITLAAHINFRKRFPADQLAQLPLHAPGGRVLSTFGFVALMAAIGSTWFVPQTRITVVSGPFYLLLLTIGYFFVRRAKQ, from the coding sequence GTGAGTACATCCCAAGCGCCCCTCCCTGTTTCGTCGATCGGCAATGAGACTGGACTGCGCGGCCAGCTAACTGCTGGCCAGATGGCCATGTTGGCGGTTGGAGGTTCGATTGGAACCGGGCTGCTGCTCGGTTCGGGCGCCGCCATCAATATCGCAGGACCGGCCGTCGTGCTGAGCTACGTGATCGGCGCTGCGATCGCCTTCACTGTCACTATGGCACTGGGCGAAATGGCTAGCGCGCATCCGGCGGCGGGATCGTTCGGCGTGTACGCCGAGCTTTACTTGAACGACTGGGCCGGATTCGTCGCCCGCTACGGCTATTGGTTTGCCGTAGTGATCGCGGTTGGGGGCGAGTTGGTCGCTGCCGCGACTTACATGCGCGTCTGGTTTCCCAATACAGCGCCAGTTGTGTGGATCGTCGTCTTCGCGGCGCTCCTCTTGGTCATCAATCTGCGTCCAGTCAAAGATTACGGAACATTCGAGTACTGGTTCGCGATGGTCAAGGTAATAACCATAGCCGCATTCATCTTGATCGGAGCGGCGTTGCTTCTCTCCAAACGAGCGCCCGCGCAGTATAACGTCTCCGGCGGGTTCTTTCCTCATGGCGCAAGTTCGCCACTTCTCGCAGCCTCATTTGCTCTATTCAGCTTCCTGGGGATCGAATTTGTTGCGATAGCTTCGGGAGAAGCAAAATCTCCAGCTTCCGTGGCTCGCGCGACGCGCATCATGTTCGCTCTGCTGGCGCTGCTTTACATAGGAGCGACCGCAGTACTGGTCGGCGTGATGCCTTGGACTCAGGCGGGAGTGGTTCAGAGTCCATTTGTAACCGTATTTCAGATCGCAGGAATACCTGCAGCTTCACTCCTAATGAATGTGGTTGTTCTCACCGCAGCGCTGTCAGGAGCAAACGCAAACATTTTCGCGGCCGGACGAATGCTGTTCTCCCTCGCGCGCAGCGGATACGCGCCGGCGGCTCTCGGGCGGCTCACTGGGGGTGGCTCTCCGCACGTCGCTCTCAGTCTTTCCGCAATCGGGATTCTGGTCGCGATCTTGACACAGACATACGCGCCTGAAGGAGCGTATCTCTACATCATCGGAGCCTCATTGTTCGGAGGCATGCTGGCATGGTGGATTACACTCGCCGCACACATCAACTTCCGAAAACGCTTCCCCGCCGATCAACTGGCACAACTGCCACTGCACGCTCCTGGCGGACGAGTGCTCTCCACCTTTGGATTCGTCGCGCTGATGGCTGCGATTGGCTCAACGTGGTTCGTGCCACAAACTCGGATCACTGTCGTGAGCGGCCCGTTTTATCTCTTGCTGCTCACTATCGGCTACTTCTTCGTTCGACGCGCGAAGCAGTAG
- a CDS encoding 4a-hydroxytetrahydrobiopterin dehydratase yields MTDLANRTCVPCKGGVPPLKGKELAALVRQVKDWKVIDEHHISKSFAFSDFVSALEFVKSIGAVAEEQGHHPDILLRWGNVTVTIWTHKIDGLTESDFILAAKLDEIPRPQSKG; encoded by the coding sequence ATGACCGACCTTGCAAACCGTACTTGTGTTCCCTGTAAAGGCGGAGTTCCTCCGCTTAAGGGCAAAGAGCTGGCAGCCCTAGTGCGTCAGGTGAAGGACTGGAAGGTAATCGACGAGCACCACATATCCAAGAGCTTTGCCTTTTCCGATTTCGTCAGCGCTCTTGAGTTTGTAAAGTCAATTGGTGCGGTCGCTGAGGAGCAAGGCCATCATCCCGACATCCTCCTGCGTTGGGGCAATGTGACCGTAACTATCTGGACGCACAAGATCGATGGGCTTACGGAAAGTGATTTCATTCTTGCGGCAAAGCTTGATGAGATTCCCCGCCCGCAGTCGAAGGGTTAA
- the eno gene encoding phosphopyruvate hydratase, with translation MSEIREIRAREILDSRGNPTVECDVFLASGTMGRAAVPSGASTGEHEAVELRDNDPQHYLGKGVLKAVENIETAIAPALGGMDPSDQRLIDGTMIELDGTPNKGQLGANAILAVSMACARAAANDLKLPLYRYLGGVNANVLPVPMMNIINGGAHADNNVDFQEFMAMPIGAESFADALRWGAEVFHTLKGVLKKRGYSTAVGDEGGFAPSLKSNVEAIEVILEAIEKAGYKPGGQIAIALDPAVSELYSDGKYVFKKSDKSTKDSQQMVRFWSDWVKKYPIVSIEDALAEDDWEGWKMLTDEIGNTIQLVGDDLFVTNTERLRRGIEQGCANSILIKVNQIGTVTETLEAIELARRNGYTAIISHRSGETEDTFIADLAVGTGVGQIKTGSASRTDRIAKYNQLLRIEEELGRAAGFLGVEALNYHGAIGKAA, from the coding sequence ATGAGCGAAATTCGAGAGATTCGTGCGCGAGAGATTCTCGACTCGCGCGGCAATCCAACAGTGGAGTGCGATGTTTTTTTGGCGAGCGGAACCATGGGACGCGCCGCGGTTCCCAGCGGGGCATCAACCGGAGAGCACGAAGCGGTCGAGCTTCGGGACAATGATCCGCAGCATTATCTCGGCAAAGGCGTGCTCAAAGCCGTGGAAAACATCGAGACTGCGATTGCGCCGGCGTTGGGCGGTATGGATCCTTCCGACCAGCGGCTGATCGATGGGACCATGATCGAACTCGACGGCACACCCAACAAAGGACAGCTTGGTGCCAATGCGATTCTTGCCGTTTCTATGGCCTGCGCTCGCGCTGCGGCAAACGACTTGAAGCTGCCGCTCTACCGTTACTTGGGCGGAGTAAACGCCAACGTCCTGCCGGTTCCAATGATGAACATCATCAATGGAGGCGCGCACGCCGACAACAACGTCGACTTTCAGGAATTCATGGCGATGCCGATCGGTGCTGAGAGCTTTGCGGATGCGCTGCGGTGGGGTGCCGAGGTCTTTCATACGCTCAAGGGCGTATTAAAGAAGCGAGGCTACAGTACGGCGGTTGGCGACGAAGGCGGATTTGCGCCTTCTCTGAAATCTAACGTGGAAGCCATTGAAGTAATACTTGAAGCCATTGAGAAGGCGGGCTACAAACCCGGCGGGCAGATCGCGATTGCGCTCGATCCGGCCGTTAGTGAGCTGTACAGCGACGGCAAGTATGTCTTTAAGAAGTCGGATAAGAGTACGAAGGACTCCCAGCAAATGGTGCGCTTCTGGTCCGACTGGGTGAAGAAGTATCCGATTGTCTCCATCGAGGATGCGCTTGCCGAGGACGATTGGGAGGGCTGGAAGATGCTGACGGACGAGATTGGAAACACGATTCAGCTCGTCGGCGACGACCTCTTTGTTACAAACACGGAACGGCTCCGCCGCGGGATCGAACAGGGCTGTGCGAATAGTATTCTCATCAAGGTGAACCAGATTGGTACTGTGACCGAAACGCTCGAGGCCATCGAGCTCGCGCGTCGCAACGGCTACACGGCTATCATCAGTCATCGCTCGGGCGAAACCGAAGACACATTCATCGCCGATCTTGCGGTTGGCACGGGTGTAGGTCAGATCAAAACTGGATCCGCGTCACGTACAGATCGCATTGCCAAGTACAACCAGCTGCTGCGCATCGAGGAAGAGCTGGGACGTGCGGCCGGATTCCTCGGAGTTGAAGCTCTGAACTATCACGGAGCGATTGGTAAAGCCGCTTAG
- a CDS encoding DUF2059 domain-containing protein codes for MRRFFSKCVISLLCVAGALGQSALGMSLPFISTEAVAQTAAANGEQATRQDVENLFAVLKLDHMMQVTMASVAEQMKTNLPELMKQQNVEIPKEQLDAMAEDIFRDYPMKDVLDSMIPVYQKHLTKMDVANILAFYQTPTGQKMLNEMPEMSKEAMQAANPVMKQWMATMMQRMQDRAHAMAQQNTSQKPGTNSKAK; via the coding sequence ATGAGACGGTTTTTCTCGAAGTGTGTGATTAGCTTGTTATGCGTTGCCGGAGCGCTCGGGCAGTCGGCGCTGGGAATGTCGCTACCATTTATTTCTACTGAAGCTGTTGCCCAAACCGCTGCTGCGAATGGGGAACAGGCGACCCGTCAAGACGTCGAGAATCTGTTCGCCGTTCTGAAGCTAGATCACATGATGCAGGTCACGATGGCATCAGTGGCCGAACAGATGAAAACCAATTTGCCAGAGCTGATGAAGCAACAGAACGTCGAAATTCCCAAAGAACAGCTCGACGCGATGGCGGAGGACATTTTCCGCGACTATCCCATGAAGGATGTGTTGGATTCGATGATCCCCGTCTACCAGAAACACCTCACCAAGATGGATGTCGCCAACATCCTCGCGTTTTACCAGACACCGACTGGGCAGAAGATGTTGAACGAAATGCCGGAGATGTCGAAGGAAGCGATGCAAGCGGCCAATCCCGTAATGAAGCAATGGATGGCCACGATGATGCAGCGCATGCAGGACCGGGCGCACGCCATGGCGCAGCAGAACACGTCGCAGAAGCCGGGGACGAATTCGAAGGCAAAGTAG
- a CDS encoding DUF2059 domain-containing protein, producing MKPYAMGLALLLCCGAAAQNPPAGASTPASSSTQADKDQAGKRAEIRQLIELTGAANISADALRQIISPLRAGFPQVPDEFWDTFIKEVRSEELIDLVIPIYDKYYTRAEIHDLTTFYQSPVGQKTIKVLPKLSAEAIDAGQEWGRMVADRAMRKLHDKGYDKSSSMPSADSPAGQ from the coding sequence ATGAAACCGTACGCCATGGGCCTCGCGTTACTGTTGTGCTGTGGAGCGGCTGCGCAGAATCCGCCGGCTGGTGCCTCCACGCCAGCTTCCTCGTCAACCCAGGCCGACAAAGATCAGGCTGGGAAGAGAGCTGAGATCCGCCAGCTCATCGAACTTACCGGAGCGGCCAACATATCGGCAGATGCTTTGCGGCAGATCATCTCGCCCTTACGCGCAGGTTTTCCCCAGGTTCCCGACGAGTTTTGGGATACGTTCATCAAAGAGGTCCGCTCCGAGGAATTGATAGACCTCGTTATCCCCATCTACGACAAGTACTACACACGTGCCGAAATTCATGACTTGACTACGTTCTATCAATCTCCAGTCGGTCAGAAGACGATCAAAGTTCTTCCCAAACTCTCTGCCGAGGCGATCGATGCCGGACAGGAGTGGGGACGTATGGTGGCCGATCGCGCCATGCGCAAGCTGCACGACAAGGGCTACGACAAGTCGTCGTCGATGCCTTCTGCGGATTCTCCCGCCGGGCAATGA
- the gpmI gene encoding 2,3-bisphosphoglycerate-independent phosphoglycerate mutase produces the protein MKNTPLVLIILDGWGYRAETKANAIALARKPNYDALLRDFPSTLVHTSGRYVGLPAGQMGNSEVGHLNIGAGRVVYMDITKIDAMIENGELLSNPALLSAMKNARSGGRRLHLFGLLSDGGVHSHQNHLYALLRMAKQNGVDRVFVHAFMDGRDTLPTSGAGYLEQLQQKMRSLGTGSVASVSGRYYAMDRDKRWERERKAFDAMVKGKGEGGTYIDPVRGMKESYNRDVTDEFVVPFVCVDNRGEPLATIRDEDSCINFNFRADRARQITRVLARNSGITKQNGRDLPDAESLEKMIPASETPKSLTYVCMTRYDKQFELPFVVPPDSLTNILANVMAGEGLHNLRVAETEKYAHVTYFFNGGVEQPFGGEERVLVPSQKVPTYDLKPEMSAEGIADAVVDAIERGAFQVIIVNFANADMVGHSGKIEPTVKGVETVDACLGRIYKAVKQKGGAMIVTADHGNAEMLIDPVTGGPHTAHTLNPVPFIVVSDDDKKFGLRADGALQDISPTVLGMLGISQPREMTGHDLRVIPG, from the coding sequence ATGAAAAATACTCCACTCGTTCTCATCATTCTTGATGGTTGGGGATACCGCGCCGAAACCAAAGCGAACGCGATCGCGCTCGCCCGCAAGCCGAATTACGACGCTCTGCTGCGCGATTTTCCCAGCACGCTGGTACACACCAGTGGCCGCTATGTTGGCCTCCCCGCAGGACAGATGGGGAATAGTGAAGTCGGACATCTCAACATCGGCGCCGGACGAGTGGTCTACATGGACATCACGAAGATCGACGCGATGATTGAGAATGGCGAGCTCCTTTCGAATCCAGCGCTGCTCTCGGCGATGAAGAACGCGCGCTCGGGCGGCCGTCGGTTGCACTTGTTCGGACTGCTGTCAGATGGCGGCGTCCATTCGCACCAGAATCATCTTTATGCGTTGCTGCGCATGGCTAAGCAGAACGGAGTCGATCGCGTCTTTGTGCATGCATTTATGGACGGCCGTGACACGCTCCCCACCAGCGGCGCCGGATACCTTGAGCAACTTCAGCAGAAGATGCGCTCGCTTGGAACGGGAAGTGTTGCCAGCGTCAGCGGTCGCTACTACGCCATGGACCGCGATAAGCGCTGGGAGCGTGAACGCAAAGCCTTTGATGCGATGGTGAAGGGCAAGGGCGAAGGCGGTACTTACATCGATCCGGTTCGAGGGATGAAGGAATCGTACAACCGCGATGTGACTGACGAGTTCGTCGTGCCCTTCGTCTGTGTGGACAATCGTGGTGAACCCCTGGCCACAATTCGGGACGAGGACAGCTGCATCAACTTCAACTTCCGCGCAGATCGCGCGCGCCAGATCACTCGCGTGCTGGCACGGAACAGCGGGATCACCAAGCAGAATGGTCGAGACCTGCCGGATGCCGAATCGCTGGAGAAGATGATTCCGGCCAGTGAGACTCCAAAGAGCCTGACTTACGTCTGCATGACCCGCTACGACAAACAGTTCGAGTTGCCGTTCGTCGTTCCACCGGATTCATTGACAAACATCCTGGCGAACGTGATGGCGGGTGAGGGCCTGCATAATCTGCGCGTCGCCGAGACAGAAAAGTATGCACACGTAACCTATTTCTTTAACGGTGGAGTTGAGCAGCCTTTTGGCGGAGAAGAGCGTGTGCTGGTGCCCTCACAAAAAGTCCCAACCTACGACTTGAAGCCGGAGATGAGCGCGGAGGGAATAGCCGACGCTGTGGTTGATGCAATCGAACGCGGCGCGTTCCAGGTGATCATCGTCAATTTTGCCAATGCTGACATGGTTGGCCACTCCGGCAAAATCGAGCCCACGGTCAAGGGTGTAGAAACCGTGGACGCCTGTCTAGGTCGCATTTACAAAGCCGTGAAGCAGAAAGGTGGGGCAATGATCGTCACCGCCGATCACGGCAACGCAGAAATGCTGATCGACCCCGTAACAGGTGGGCCGCACACGGCGCATACCCTCAATCCTGTGCCGTTCATTGTCGTCAGCGATGATGACAAAAAGTTTGGCCTTCGGGCGGACGGAGCGCTCCAGGATATCTCGCCCACTGTGCTTGGTATGCTCGGGATCTCGCAACCGAGAGAAATGACTGGACATGACTTGAGGGTGATACCTGGATGA
- a CDS encoding D-2-hydroxyacid dehydrogenase, with product MKVLLAIHHRFDLWNAPEWLGSRLQQEFPQHTFVQLPNLDQLVSEITDAEVLIGWQLRPEQFKAASRLRWIHATTAAVHQLMFPELVASDVRVTNSTSIHGPVVAEHAIALVFALAKGLNFAVRYQTQGHWGQQGLWSSPLRPRELAGATLGVIGLGAIGRECVRLAKALGMSVVALREHPEKGSEGSDRVFGPTQLDQLLAEAEYVLLAAPLTGKTRALFNDEAFSKMRGDACFLNISRGDLVDEQALERALRSRKIRAAALDVFQTEPLPLESPLWNLDNLLITPHSAALTEKLWDRHLLRITENLRRYVAGTPLLGEVDKRRGY from the coding sequence GTGAAAGTCCTCCTCGCCATCCATCACCGCTTCGACCTCTGGAATGCGCCAGAATGGCTTGGGTCGCGGCTGCAACAAGAATTCCCGCAGCACACATTTGTCCAACTCCCCAACCTCGATCAACTTGTGTCCGAGATCACTGATGCTGAAGTGTTGATCGGCTGGCAGCTCCGCCCCGAACAATTCAAGGCCGCAAGCAGATTAAGGTGGATCCATGCCACGACGGCTGCGGTGCACCAACTCATGTTTCCCGAACTGGTCGCGAGCGATGTGCGAGTTACAAACTCCACGTCGATCCACGGACCAGTCGTAGCAGAACACGCCATTGCCTTAGTGTTCGCACTGGCGAAAGGATTGAACTTTGCGGTCAGGTATCAGACGCAGGGCCACTGGGGACAACAGGGCTTGTGGAGTAGTCCGCTGCGTCCCCGAGAACTTGCCGGAGCCACCTTGGGAGTAATTGGTTTAGGTGCCATTGGCCGCGAGTGTGTCCGCTTAGCAAAGGCGCTGGGCATGAGTGTAGTGGCTTTGAGGGAGCATCCGGAGAAGGGAAGCGAAGGCTCGGATCGCGTTTTTGGTCCAACTCAGCTCGATCAATTGTTAGCCGAAGCCGAGTACGTCCTGCTCGCGGCTCCTCTCACCGGAAAGACTCGGGCTTTGTTCAATGATGAGGCTTTTTCGAAGATGCGAGGCGATGCCTGTTTCCTCAATATCAGCCGGGGAGATCTGGTCGACGAGCAAGCCCTTGAGCGAGCTCTTCGGTCGCGCAAGATTCGTGCAGCGGCGCTCGACGTCTTCCAAACCGAGCCTCTGCCTCTCGAGTCTCCCCTATGGAATTTGGATAACTTGCTGATCACGCCCCATAGCGCGGCTCTTACGGAAAAACTATGGGATCGGCACCTCCTCCGCATCACGGAAAACCTGCGCCGGTACGTTGCGGGCACCCCTCTGCTCGGGGAAGTAGATAAACGGAGGGGATATTGA
- the lepB gene encoding signal peptidase I has product MPSKRQRVLWSWSRDLLLALAFSALFIVFLYQPVRVEGTSMLPGLQDQERIFINKFVYKLEPIEHGDIVVFHYPFDPSKSYIKRVVGVSGDRVRIVEGQVYVNGRPLNEAYVPGEYFDYRSLAEITVPPHSYFVLGDHRSLSNDSRDFGAVGENYIYGKAVFVYWPMEKLGVLR; this is encoded by the coding sequence ATGCCGTCCAAACGCCAGCGAGTTCTCTGGAGCTGGAGCCGCGATCTGCTTCTCGCGCTCGCTTTTTCGGCGCTCTTCATCGTCTTTCTATATCAGCCGGTGCGCGTAGAGGGCACCAGCATGCTTCCCGGTCTGCAGGACCAGGAACGCATCTTCATCAACAAGTTCGTCTACAAGCTCGAGCCCATAGAGCACGGCGACATCGTCGTATTCCACTATCCCTTCGATCCGTCGAAGAGCTATATCAAGCGCGTGGTCGGCGTTTCGGGTGACCGCGTGCGCATCGTCGAGGGACAGGTTTACGTGAACGGCCGTCCACTCAATGAAGCTTATGTGCCTGGCGAGTACTTCGACTATCGGTCACTCGCCGAAATCACCGTTCCACCGCATTCTTACTTCGTGCTCGGCGATCATCGATCACTCTCGAACGATAGCCGTGACTTCGGTGCAGTAGGCGAGAACTACATTTACGGCAAAGCCGTTTTTGTCTATTGGCCGATGGAAAAGTTGGGAGTGCTTCGCTGA
- the carA gene encoding glutamine-hydrolyzing carbamoyl-phosphate synthase small subunit, translating into MQAILALEDGRIFRGKGYGAKAECYGEVVFNTSLTGYQEIFTDPSYAGQIVVLTNPQIGNYGTNPEDNEAVRPFIEGLVVREFSPISSNWRSQQAADEYLERFNIPVIADLDSRALVRHLRTYGVMRGVVSLIESDPDKLVAKARSIPKMDGTDLARVVSTKQRYSWNQGPVVTYAGQPIKEFDPERALHVVAYDYGIKQNILRMLVDQGCSVTVVPAETSAEDVLALKPDGVFLSNGPGDPEPVTYAHESIRKLAGKTPIFGICLGHQLVGLALGGKTYKLKFGHHGGNHPVRQERTGKIEITAHNHNFAVDPDSLKQSEVEMTHFDLNDGTLEGMRHKSMPLFTVQYHPEASPGPHDSHYLFGDFVKMMQEWKG; encoded by the coding sequence GTGCAAGCAATCCTTGCGCTGGAAGATGGCCGCATCTTCCGAGGCAAAGGCTACGGAGCGAAAGCAGAGTGCTACGGGGAAGTCGTTTTTAATACCTCTCTCACCGGATACCAGGAAATTTTCACCGATCCGTCCTACGCCGGCCAGATCGTAGTACTCACCAACCCGCAAATCGGCAACTACGGCACGAATCCTGAAGACAACGAAGCCGTTCGACCCTTCATCGAGGGCCTTGTCGTTCGCGAATTCTCGCCAATCAGTTCCAACTGGCGTTCGCAGCAGGCTGCCGATGAGTATTTGGAGCGCTTCAACATTCCCGTAATTGCGGATCTCGACTCGCGCGCTCTGGTTCGACATTTACGCACTTACGGCGTCATGCGCGGCGTGGTCTCGCTGATTGAATCGGATCCCGACAAGCTAGTGGCCAAAGCTCGTTCCATTCCCAAGATGGATGGCACCGATCTGGCACGCGTAGTTAGCACCAAGCAGCGTTATTCGTGGAATCAAGGTCCGGTCGTGACCTATGCTGGTCAGCCGATCAAAGAGTTTGATCCTGAGCGCGCGCTGCATGTTGTTGCTTACGATTACGGCATCAAGCAGAACATTCTGCGAATGCTTGTGGATCAAGGTTGCAGTGTGACGGTTGTCCCGGCAGAGACGAGCGCAGAAGATGTCCTCGCGCTCAAGCCTGACGGCGTGTTCCTATCCAACGGCCCCGGCGATCCCGAACCGGTCACCTACGCTCATGAAAGCATTCGCAAGCTGGCAGGGAAGACTCCGATCTTCGGAATCTGCCTTGGACATCAGCTGGTAGGTCTAGCTCTGGGCGGGAAGACTTACAAGCTAAAGTTCGGGCATCACGGCGGCAATCATCCAGTTCGCCAGGAGCGCACCGGGAAGATCGAGATCACTGCCCACAATCACAATTTCGCGGTCGACCCTGATTCGCTCAAGCAGAGCGAAGTTGAGATGACGCACTTCGATCTGAACGACGGCACGCTGGAAGGCATGCGGCACAAATCGATGCCGCTCTTTACAGTGCAATACCATCCGGAAGCTTCTCCTGGCCCGCATGACTCGCATTACCTCTTCGGGGATTTTGTGAAGATGATGCAGGAGTGGAAGGGTTGA